A region of Lycium barbarum isolate Lr01 chromosome 1, ASM1917538v2, whole genome shotgun sequence DNA encodes the following proteins:
- the LOC132598847 gene encoding homeobox-leucine zipper protein ROC8-like isoform X3: MAMREALKNIICPRCDGSPIGEEERKQNLEKMKIANQQLRNEHERISNLISSAVGKSFEMNSKLAPQNTTLGSSSNSSDESLFSQNIRDSPIGYPPPHQDTNNNNSNNVRENSIDINNIPIITPSPQENSEFHHDNGERSIILEIVVAAMDEIVTVLQVDEPLWIKSPNGVTYSIHRDSYEKMFSNLHQPYKSSSARIESSKDSGVVSMTAIELIQNFLDPIKWMNMFPTMVTKARTIEVFDTGNLGDSIQLVKMYQKLHILSPLVGARDFFFIRCCRQIDPTTWIMVDVSYDIFREIQSGGPSYWKFPSGCIIQDLGNGKSQVTWLEHVQVDDKNQTHRIYRELVCGRQTYGAKRWIITLQRMCEKYNFAIGEKCPTSHELEGVVNDPEGRKNVMQISQRMVKSFCEILSMSDKVDFPSSPELTNNGIKTSIRKNEEISQPKGVIVTAATSLWFPLSFETVFNFFRDEKTRPQWDVLTNGDAVNELARVITGNFPGNYITIIQPYVRKENMMLVLQETNIDQMGAFLIYAPIDLPTVTSIINGEDSTEFSILPSGFIISPDGRPPADRDSIGNTPNGSVLTVAFQLLVSANDNNINNDSMFQQQNMEAAATIHSLLSSTILNIKEALGCSD, encoded by the exons ATGGCAATGAGAGAGGCATTGAAAAATATTATTTGCCCACGTTGTGATGGTTCACCCattggagaagaagaaaggaaacaaaatcTAGAAAAGATGAAAATAGCAAATCAACAATTGAGAAATGAG CACGAACGAATATCCAATCTCATCTCAAGTGCTGTTGGAAAGTCTTTTGAGATGAATTCAAAATTGGCACCACAAAATACTACTCTTGGATCTTCATCAAATTCATCTGATGAAAGTTTGTTCAGCCAAAATATAAGGGACTCTCCCATTGGATATCCTCCTCCTCATCaagatactaataataataatagtaataatgttCGAGAAAATTCAATAGATATTAATAATATTCCAATAATCACTCCATCACCACAAGAAAATTCTGAATTTCATCATGATAATGGGGAGAGATCAATTATTCTTGAGATCGTTGTTGCTGCAATGGATGAAATTGTTACGGTTTTGCAAGTGGATGAGCCACTTTGGATAAAATCACCGAATGGTGTTACGTATTCTATTCATCGTGATAGTTATGAGAAAATGTTTTCAAATTTACATCAACCTTATAAATCGTCAAGTGCTCGAATTGAATCATCAAAGGATTCTGGGGTTGTGTCAATGACTGCAATTGAGTTGATCCAAAATTTTCTTGATCCG ATCAAATGGATGAACATGTTTCCTACTATGGTCACAAAAGCTAGGACTATTGAAGTTTTTGATACTGGTAATCTTGGAGACTCTATACAATTGGTAAAA ATGTATCAAAAATTGCATATTTTATCTCCTCTTGTGGGAGCTAGAGATTTTTTCTTCATACGTTGTTGTAGACAAATTGATCCAACAACATGGATAATGGTGGATGTTTCATATGATATATTCAGAGAGATTCAAAGTGGTGGACCTTCTTATTGGAAGTTTCCTTCTGGTTGTATAATTCAAGATTTAGGCAATGGGAAAAGTCAG GTTACTTGGCTTGAACATGTTCAAGTAGATGACAAAAATCAGACTCACCGTATTTACAGAGAATTAGTGTGTGGTCGTCAAACATATGGTGCTAAGAGATGGATTATTACACTTCAACGGATGTGTGAGAAATATAATTTTGCAATTGGGGAAAAATGTCCCACTAGCCACGAGCTTGAAGGAG TGGTTAATGATCCAGAAGGTAGGAAAAATGTGATGCAAATATCTCAAAGGATGGTGAAGAGTTTTTGTGAAATCCTAAGCATGTCAGACAAAGTAGATTTTCCTTCCTCGCCAGAGCTGACCAACAATGGAATCAAGACTTCTATTagaaaaaatgaagaaattaGTCAACCAAAAGGGGTGATTGTTACTGCTGCTACTTCCCTATGGTTTCCTCTTTCATTTGAAACTGTTTTCAATTTCTTCAGAGATGAGAAAACAAGACCTCAG TGGGATGTTTTGACCAATGGGGATGCTGTGAATGAGTTAGCTCGAGTAATAACAGGAAACTTTCCTGGAAACTATATTACAATCATTCAG CCTTATGTGCGAAAGGAGAACATGATGTTAGTTCTACAAGAGACAAACATTGATCAAATGGGAGCCTTTTTAATATATGCCCCTATAGATTTACCAACAGTCACTTCAATTATCAATGGAGAAGACAGCACCGAATTTTCAATATTGCCCTCAGGTTTCATCATAAGTCCGGATGGTCGCCCCCCTGCGGATAGGGACAGTATTGGAAATACACCAAATGGTTCAGTTTTGACAGTGGCTTTTCAATTATTGGTTTCTGCCAATGATAATAATATCAATAATGATTCAATGTTCCAGCAGCAAAATATGGAGGCAGCGGCTACTATTCACTCCCTTTTGAGCTCTACAATTCTTAACATCAAAGAAGCATTGGGCTGCTCTGATTAA
- the LOC132598847 gene encoding homeobox-leucine zipper protein ROC8-like isoform X2, producing the protein MADSREEYAGESWSSKRKSKRQRHTMEQIQQLEIFFKEYPHPDENQRSQLSREVGLDPKQVKFWFQNKRTQTKALSERSGYNTLRTENERYHCENMAMREALKNIICPRCDGSPIGEEERKQNLEKMKIANQQLRNEHERISNLISSAVGKSFEMNSKLAPQNTTLGSSSNSSDESLFSQNIRDSPIGYPPPHQDTNNNNSNNVRENSIDINNIPIITPSPQENSEFHHDNGERSIILEIVVAAMDEIVTVLQVDEPLWIKSPNGVTYSIHRDSYEKMFSNLHQPYKSSSARIESSKDSGVVSMTAIELIQNFLDPIKWMNMFPTMVTKARTIEVFDTGNLGDSIQLMYQKLHILSPLVGARDFFFIRCCRQIDPTTWIMVDVSYDIFREIQSGGPSYWKFPSGCIIQDLGNGKSQVTWLEHVQVDDKNQTHRIYRELVCGRQTYGAKRWIITLQRMCEKYNFAIGEKCPTSHELEGVVNDPEGRKNVMQISQRMVKSFCEILSMSDKVDFPSSPELTNNGIKTSIRKNEEISQPKGVIVTAATSLWFPLSFETVFNFFRDEKTRPQWDVLTNGDAVNELARVITGNFPGNYITIIQPYVRKENMMLVLQETNIDQMGAFLIYAPIDLPTVTSIINGEDSTEFSILPSGFIISPDGRPPADRDSIGNTPNGSVLTVAFQLLVSANDNNINNDSMFQQQNMEAAATIHSLLSSTILNIKEALGCSD; encoded by the exons ATGGCAGATTCTAGGGAAGAATATGCTGGAGAATCATGGAGCTCTAAAAGAAAATCAAAAAGGCAAAGGCACACTATGGAACAAATTCAGCAACTTGAAAT ATTTTTCAAGGAATATCCACATCCAGATGAGAACCAACGAAGTCAGCTGAGTAGGGAAGTAGGGCTTGACCCTAAGCAAGTCAAGTTTTGGTTTCAAAACAAAAGGACTCAAACAAAG GCACTAAGTGAAAGATCAGGCTACAATACTCTTCGAACAGAAAATGAAAGATACCATTGTGAGAATATGGCAATGAGAGAGGCATTGAAAAATATTATTTGCCCACGTTGTGATGGTTCACCCattggagaagaagaaaggaaacaaaatcTAGAAAAGATGAAAATAGCAAATCAACAATTGAGAAATGAG CACGAACGAATATCCAATCTCATCTCAAGTGCTGTTGGAAAGTCTTTTGAGATGAATTCAAAATTGGCACCACAAAATACTACTCTTGGATCTTCATCAAATTCATCTGATGAAAGTTTGTTCAGCCAAAATATAAGGGACTCTCCCATTGGATATCCTCCTCCTCATCaagatactaataataataatagtaataatgttCGAGAAAATTCAATAGATATTAATAATATTCCAATAATCACTCCATCACCACAAGAAAATTCTGAATTTCATCATGATAATGGGGAGAGATCAATTATTCTTGAGATCGTTGTTGCTGCAATGGATGAAATTGTTACGGTTTTGCAAGTGGATGAGCCACTTTGGATAAAATCACCGAATGGTGTTACGTATTCTATTCATCGTGATAGTTATGAGAAAATGTTTTCAAATTTACATCAACCTTATAAATCGTCAAGTGCTCGAATTGAATCATCAAAGGATTCTGGGGTTGTGTCAATGACTGCAATTGAGTTGATCCAAAATTTTCTTGATCCG ATCAAATGGATGAACATGTTTCCTACTATGGTCACAAAAGCTAGGACTATTGAAGTTTTTGATACTGGTAATCTTGGAGACTCTATACAATTG ATGTATCAAAAATTGCATATTTTATCTCCTCTTGTGGGAGCTAGAGATTTTTTCTTCATACGTTGTTGTAGACAAATTGATCCAACAACATGGATAATGGTGGATGTTTCATATGATATATTCAGAGAGATTCAAAGTGGTGGACCTTCTTATTGGAAGTTTCCTTCTGGTTGTATAATTCAAGATTTAGGCAATGGGAAAAGTCAG GTTACTTGGCTTGAACATGTTCAAGTAGATGACAAAAATCAGACTCACCGTATTTACAGAGAATTAGTGTGTGGTCGTCAAACATATGGTGCTAAGAGATGGATTATTACACTTCAACGGATGTGTGAGAAATATAATTTTGCAATTGGGGAAAAATGTCCCACTAGCCACGAGCTTGAAGGAG TGGTTAATGATCCAGAAGGTAGGAAAAATGTGATGCAAATATCTCAAAGGATGGTGAAGAGTTTTTGTGAAATCCTAAGCATGTCAGACAAAGTAGATTTTCCTTCCTCGCCAGAGCTGACCAACAATGGAATCAAGACTTCTATTagaaaaaatgaagaaattaGTCAACCAAAAGGGGTGATTGTTACTGCTGCTACTTCCCTATGGTTTCCTCTTTCATTTGAAACTGTTTTCAATTTCTTCAGAGATGAGAAAACAAGACCTCAG TGGGATGTTTTGACCAATGGGGATGCTGTGAATGAGTTAGCTCGAGTAATAACAGGAAACTTTCCTGGAAACTATATTACAATCATTCAG CCTTATGTGCGAAAGGAGAACATGATGTTAGTTCTACAAGAGACAAACATTGATCAAATGGGAGCCTTTTTAATATATGCCCCTATAGATTTACCAACAGTCACTTCAATTATCAATGGAGAAGACAGCACCGAATTTTCAATATTGCCCTCAGGTTTCATCATAAGTCCGGATGGTCGCCCCCCTGCGGATAGGGACAGTATTGGAAATACACCAAATGGTTCAGTTTTGACAGTGGCTTTTCAATTATTGGTTTCTGCCAATGATAATAATATCAATAATGATTCAATGTTCCAGCAGCAAAATATGGAGGCAGCGGCTACTATTCACTCCCTTTTGAGCTCTACAATTCTTAACATCAAAGAAGCATTGGGCTGCTCTGATTAA
- the LOC132598847 gene encoding homeobox-leucine zipper protein ROC8-like isoform X1, whose amino-acid sequence MADSREEYAGESWSSKRKSKRQRHTMEQIQQLEIFFKEYPHPDENQRSQLSREVGLDPKQVKFWFQNKRTQTKALSERSGYNTLRTENERYHCENMAMREALKNIICPRCDGSPIGEEERKQNLEKMKIANQQLRNEHERISNLISSAVGKSFEMNSKLAPQNTTLGSSSNSSDESLFSQNIRDSPIGYPPPHQDTNNNNSNNVRENSIDINNIPIITPSPQENSEFHHDNGERSIILEIVVAAMDEIVTVLQVDEPLWIKSPNGVTYSIHRDSYEKMFSNLHQPYKSSSARIESSKDSGVVSMTAIELIQNFLDPIKWMNMFPTMVTKARTIEVFDTGNLGDSIQLVKMYQKLHILSPLVGARDFFFIRCCRQIDPTTWIMVDVSYDIFREIQSGGPSYWKFPSGCIIQDLGNGKSQVTWLEHVQVDDKNQTHRIYRELVCGRQTYGAKRWIITLQRMCEKYNFAIGEKCPTSHELEGVVNDPEGRKNVMQISQRMVKSFCEILSMSDKVDFPSSPELTNNGIKTSIRKNEEISQPKGVIVTAATSLWFPLSFETVFNFFRDEKTRPQWDVLTNGDAVNELARVITGNFPGNYITIIQPYVRKENMMLVLQETNIDQMGAFLIYAPIDLPTVTSIINGEDSTEFSILPSGFIISPDGRPPADRDSIGNTPNGSVLTVAFQLLVSANDNNINNDSMFQQQNMEAAATIHSLLSSTILNIKEALGCSD is encoded by the exons ATGGCAGATTCTAGGGAAGAATATGCTGGAGAATCATGGAGCTCTAAAAGAAAATCAAAAAGGCAAAGGCACACTATGGAACAAATTCAGCAACTTGAAAT ATTTTTCAAGGAATATCCACATCCAGATGAGAACCAACGAAGTCAGCTGAGTAGGGAAGTAGGGCTTGACCCTAAGCAAGTCAAGTTTTGGTTTCAAAACAAAAGGACTCAAACAAAG GCACTAAGTGAAAGATCAGGCTACAATACTCTTCGAACAGAAAATGAAAGATACCATTGTGAGAATATGGCAATGAGAGAGGCATTGAAAAATATTATTTGCCCACGTTGTGATGGTTCACCCattggagaagaagaaaggaaacaaaatcTAGAAAAGATGAAAATAGCAAATCAACAATTGAGAAATGAG CACGAACGAATATCCAATCTCATCTCAAGTGCTGTTGGAAAGTCTTTTGAGATGAATTCAAAATTGGCACCACAAAATACTACTCTTGGATCTTCATCAAATTCATCTGATGAAAGTTTGTTCAGCCAAAATATAAGGGACTCTCCCATTGGATATCCTCCTCCTCATCaagatactaataataataatagtaataatgttCGAGAAAATTCAATAGATATTAATAATATTCCAATAATCACTCCATCACCACAAGAAAATTCTGAATTTCATCATGATAATGGGGAGAGATCAATTATTCTTGAGATCGTTGTTGCTGCAATGGATGAAATTGTTACGGTTTTGCAAGTGGATGAGCCACTTTGGATAAAATCACCGAATGGTGTTACGTATTCTATTCATCGTGATAGTTATGAGAAAATGTTTTCAAATTTACATCAACCTTATAAATCGTCAAGTGCTCGAATTGAATCATCAAAGGATTCTGGGGTTGTGTCAATGACTGCAATTGAGTTGATCCAAAATTTTCTTGATCCG ATCAAATGGATGAACATGTTTCCTACTATGGTCACAAAAGCTAGGACTATTGAAGTTTTTGATACTGGTAATCTTGGAGACTCTATACAATTGGTAAAA ATGTATCAAAAATTGCATATTTTATCTCCTCTTGTGGGAGCTAGAGATTTTTTCTTCATACGTTGTTGTAGACAAATTGATCCAACAACATGGATAATGGTGGATGTTTCATATGATATATTCAGAGAGATTCAAAGTGGTGGACCTTCTTATTGGAAGTTTCCTTCTGGTTGTATAATTCAAGATTTAGGCAATGGGAAAAGTCAG GTTACTTGGCTTGAACATGTTCAAGTAGATGACAAAAATCAGACTCACCGTATTTACAGAGAATTAGTGTGTGGTCGTCAAACATATGGTGCTAAGAGATGGATTATTACACTTCAACGGATGTGTGAGAAATATAATTTTGCAATTGGGGAAAAATGTCCCACTAGCCACGAGCTTGAAGGAG TGGTTAATGATCCAGAAGGTAGGAAAAATGTGATGCAAATATCTCAAAGGATGGTGAAGAGTTTTTGTGAAATCCTAAGCATGTCAGACAAAGTAGATTTTCCTTCCTCGCCAGAGCTGACCAACAATGGAATCAAGACTTCTATTagaaaaaatgaagaaattaGTCAACCAAAAGGGGTGATTGTTACTGCTGCTACTTCCCTATGGTTTCCTCTTTCATTTGAAACTGTTTTCAATTTCTTCAGAGATGAGAAAACAAGACCTCAG TGGGATGTTTTGACCAATGGGGATGCTGTGAATGAGTTAGCTCGAGTAATAACAGGAAACTTTCCTGGAAACTATATTACAATCATTCAG CCTTATGTGCGAAAGGAGAACATGATGTTAGTTCTACAAGAGACAAACATTGATCAAATGGGAGCCTTTTTAATATATGCCCCTATAGATTTACCAACAGTCACTTCAATTATCAATGGAGAAGACAGCACCGAATTTTCAATATTGCCCTCAGGTTTCATCATAAGTCCGGATGGTCGCCCCCCTGCGGATAGGGACAGTATTGGAAATACACCAAATGGTTCAGTTTTGACAGTGGCTTTTCAATTATTGGTTTCTGCCAATGATAATAATATCAATAATGATTCAATGTTCCAGCAGCAAAATATGGAGGCAGCGGCTACTATTCACTCCCTTTTGAGCTCTACAATTCTTAACATCAAAGAAGCATTGGGCTGCTCTGATTAA